Proteins from a single region of Salvelinus fontinalis isolate EN_2023a chromosome 15, ASM2944872v1, whole genome shotgun sequence:
- the LOC129811852 gene encoding interleukin-17A-like, with product MDLKSNVSKYLVVCCVSMLLGLTMAKGKKGTNERCNETLIIPSDYYKIPTEESEGNGNIHTRSLSPWTWKSTTVENRLPQTMWEAECSFMYCDNPTNSSQYMRYGQNSVPIYQQVLVLYISATRKCYSASFLSVAVGCTCAWARTS from the exons ATGGATCTCAAAAGCAACGTTTCGAAGTACCTG GTTGTGTGCTGTGTGTCTATGCTGCTGGGCCTGACCATGGCGAAAGGAAAGAAGGGGACAAATGAGAGGTGTAACGAAACACTGATCATCCCTTCAGACTACTACAAGATTCCCACAGAGGAATCAGAGGGAAATGGGAACATTCACACACGCTCTCTGTCACCCTGGACCTGGAA AAGCACTACAGTGGAGAACCGTCTTCCTCAGACCATGTGGGAGGCCGAGTGCAGCTTTATGTACTGTGACAACCCCACCAACAGCAGCCAGTACATGCGCTACGGGCAGAACTCTGTACCTATCTACCAGCAGGTCTTGGTACTCTACATTTCAGCCACCAGGAAGTGCTACAGCGCCTCTTTCCTGTCTGTTGCCGTGGGGTGCACCTGTGCCTGGGCAAGGACTAGTTGA
- the LOC129811853 gene encoding membrane progestin receptor beta-like: MRSLVTCLSNNSSVCKCTNHVHLLLCYKFFGQSMHLNKFYQTQYDNTVTNLLSFPLQTDPFTSPQTSSQVHHSPYPLIPSAPNPTMPSISVSLPLKPMSSLSSFLSSLSSLPHTVRDTEVPLLFREPYILSGYRPVGHSWSFYFLSLFQIHNETINVWSHLLAGVCVALRFSVFAVMCGGGLVGLTLNGPDGLGLYLDLACLPLVYYVLSLLTYLCCSATAHLLQSHSELAHYALFFLDYVGVAVYQYGCALALYFYSSDPAWRRSRVGEVFLPAAALLAWLSCACCCFAKLSSHHPYPLHRKLCQVVPTGLAYLLDSSPVAHRLVSRTWGDDPAMTLHAIQVLLFLLAAFFFSCPMPERFFPGHCDIIGHGHQLFHFLLSLCTLTQQEAVFEDFLSRRASLTREYGECRLLVAAVSFPVLVFCSVLTAVVMRRLVERRLRKEDRWGEEVERG, translated from the exons ATGAGAAGTCTAGTAACATGTTTGTCCAATAACAGTTCTGTCTGTAAATGTACAAATCATGTACACCTCTTATTGTGTTACAAATTTTTTGGGCAAAGCATGCACCTCAACAAATTCTACCAAACTCAGTATGACAACACAGTTACCAACCTGCTGTCCTTTCCTCTACAGACAGACCCCTTCACCTCACCTCAAACCTCCTCACAGGTGCACCATTCTCCTTACCCCCTCATTCCCTCTGCCCCCAATCCCACCATGCCCAGTatatctgtctccctccccctaaaACCCATGagttccctctcctccttcctctcctctctgtcttctctcccccACACCGTCAGAGACACTGAGGTCCCCCTTCTCTTCCGTGAGCCCTACATCCTGTCTGGCTACCGGCCCGTGGGCCATTCCTGGAGCTTCTACTTCCTCAGCCTCTTCCAGATACACAATGAGACAATCAACGTGTGGAGCCACTTGCTGGCCGGAGTCTGCGTGGCGCTGAGGTTCTCTGTGTTTGCTGTGATGTGTGGAGGG GGTCTCGTGGGCCTGACCCTGAATGGACCAGACGGCCTGGGTCTTTACCTGGACCTGGCCTGTCTACCGCTGGTCTACTACGTCCTGTCTCTTCTGACCTACTTGTGCTGCAGCGCTACAGCCCACCTGCTCCAGTCCCACTCCGAGCTGGCCCACTATGCCCTGTTCTTCCTGGACTATGTGGGAGTGGCTGTGTACCAGTATGGCTGTGCCCTGGCTCTTTACTTCTACAGCTCTGATCCTGCGTGGAGACGCAGTCGAGTAGGAGAG GTGTTCCTCCCTGCAGCAGCTCTCCTGGCTTGGTTGTCCTGTGCCTGCTGTTGCTTTGCCAAACTCAGTTCCCACCACCCATACCCACTCCATCGTAAGCTGTGCCAGGTTGTGCCAACTGGTCTGGCGTACCTGCTAGACAGCAGTCCTGTGGCACATAGACTGGTCAGCAGGACCTGGGGAGACGACCCTGCTATGACCCTACACGCAATACAg GTGTTGCTGTTCCTCTTGGCAGCGTTCTTCTTCTCCTGTCCCATGCCTGAGCGTTTCTTTCCTGGGCACTGTGACATCATCGGCCACGGGCACCAGCtcttccacttcctcctctccctctgcacGCTGACCCAACAGGAAGCTGTGTTTGAGGACTTCCTGTCCCGGCGGGCGTCCCTGACGAGGGAGTACGGGGAGTGCCGCCTACTGGTGGCAGCCGTGTCATTTCCTGTCCTGGTGTTCTGTAGCGTGCTGACAGCTGTGGTCATGAGGAGATTGGTGGAGAGGAGGCTGAGGAAGGAGGACAGATggggggaggaggtagagagaggatag